In a genomic window of Diabrotica undecimpunctata isolate CICGRU chromosome 2, icDiaUnde3, whole genome shotgun sequence:
- the LOC140434785 gene encoding B1 protein-like → MKCIIVATVLCVLAAAYAAPTKEQIEAVKKAHEHCQSQEATRIDDDVFEKLKNGEKVQNPKLSKHTLCMNVQTGLQTESGDINVDKLRKAVSEASSDQSVINAIVEKCGTKTGDTAEDAAVNLFKCLRSHSAGQHGHGHH, encoded by the exons ATGAAGTGCATAATTGTTGCTACCGTATTGTGCGTCCTAGCTGCC GCATACGCAGCTCCTACCAAAGAGCAAATAGAAGCTGTCAAAAAAGCTCATGAACATTGTCAAAGCCAGGAAGCAACTAGAATTGACGATGACGTGTTCGAAAAACTTAAGAATGGCGAGAAAGTACAGAATCCCAAATTGTCCAAACATACTCTATGTATGAACGTACAAACTGGACTTCAAACGGAGAGTGGTGACATAAATGTAGACAAACTTAGAAAAGCTGTAAGTGAAGCTAGTAGCGACCAAAGTGTTATTAACGCAATTGTAGAAAAATGTGGTACAAAAACTGGTGACACTGCTGAAGATGCTGCTGTTAATCTTTTCAAATGCCTTAGATCACACAGTGCAGGACAACATGGACATGGACATCATTGA
- the LOC140434786 gene encoding B1 protein-like, whose amino-acid sequence MKCLILATVFCILAVVYAAPTNEQKEAVKKAHEHCQSQEATRIDSDVFDKLRRGEKVHNTQLPKHTLCMNVQAGLQTESGDINLDKLRKAVSEATSDANLVNTIVEKCGKRVAGATAEESAVALFKCLHSQGPPHGHGHH is encoded by the exons ATGAAGTGCCTAATTCTTGCTACCGTATTCTGCATCTTAGCTGTC GTATACGCAGCCCCTACCAATGAACAAAAGGAAGCAGTTAAAAAGGCTCACGAACATTGCCAAAGCCAAGAAGCAACTAGAATTGACAGCGATGTATTTGACAAACTTAGGAGGGGCGAAAAGGTACACAACACACAATTGCCAAAGCATACTCTGTGCATGAACGTACAAGCTGGGCTTCAAACGGAAAGTGGCGACATAAATTTAGACAAACTGAGAAAGGCTGTATCTGAAGCTACTAGCGACGCCAATCTCGTAAATACAATCGTAGAAAAATGCGGCAAACGCGTAGCAGGTGCAACTGCTGAAGAAAGTGCTGTTGCTCTCTTCAAATGTCTTCATTCTCAAGGTCCACCACATGGACATGGACATcattaa